A genomic region of Cannabis sativa cultivar Pink pepper isolate KNU-18-1 chromosome 1, ASM2916894v1, whole genome shotgun sequence contains the following coding sequences:
- the LOC133035685 gene encoding uncharacterized protein LOC133035685 — protein MENNHIESIVFPTRSTSIKINHIEPTFFSTRSTSTHNELGIELGQAEEGTSNSDEEATVDMDADESENYISYARLVAKQIIEMGNEANSDAEEIEIDEDSVINNKYHQEIASSQIYKDKKTLKTALNHYPIRKHFQYRVKKSFKRQFLAECFDKNCSWKLRASRNGNTRQFIIRTFEDNHSCDMKIRLKDQCQATSTIIADMIKYKFTNIKTKTTVADVINELKIHGLRVKYNKAWRSIQKGKEKVRGNVVKSYSKIAKYLYLLHHTSPGSFVELKTEEDGKFLFLFVALNASRKGWLHCIPVVIVDGTFLKSTYRGSVMVQEKTWSLSLTVTKA, from the exons ATGGAGAATAACCATATTGAGTCGATTGTTTTTCCAACAAGAAGTACATCAATAAAGATTAACCATATTGAGCCGACTTTTTTTTCAACCAGAAGTACATCAACTCATAACGAATTGGGTATAGAATTGGGACAAGCTGAAGAAGGAACATCAAATTCAGATGAAGAAGCAACTGTTGACATGGATGCAGATGAGAGTGAAAATTATATCTCCTATGCAAGGCTGGTTGCCAAGCAAATAATAGAAATGGGAAATGAAGCAAACAGCGATGCAGAAGAGATTGAAATAGATGAAGATTCAGTAATCAACAACAAATACCATCAAGAAATAGCTTCGTCTCAGATTTACAAAGATAAAAAGACCTTGAAGACTGCGTTGAACCACTATCCAATTAGAAAACATTTTCAGTACCGCGTGAAAAAATCTTTCAAAAGACAGTTCCTAGCGGAGTGCTTTGACAAAAATTGCAGCTGGAAGTTAAGGGCATCAAGGAATGGAAACACAAGGCAATTTATAATTAGGACTTTTGAGGACAATCATAGCTGCGATATGAAGATAAGATTAAAAGATCAATGTCAAGCAACATCAACCATCATTGCAGACATGATCAAGTacaaattcacaaacatcaagaCAAAAACCACGGTTGCTGATGTTATAAATGAGTTGAAAATTCATGGATTGAGAGTCAAATACAACAAAGCTTGGAGATCGATACAGAAGGGAAAAGAAAAAGTGAGAGGAAATGTAGTTAAGTCTTACTCTAAGATAGCCAAGTATCTTTACTTGTTGCATCATACAAGTCCAGGCTCTTTTGTGGAGCTCAAAACAGAGGAAGATGGCAAATTCttattcctttttgtagcattGAATGCTTCAAGAAAAGGATGGTTGCATTGTATTCCTGTGGTGATAGTTGATGGGACATTCTTAAAGTCTACATATCGAG GGAGTGTTATGGTTCAAGAGAAGACATGGTCATTATCTCTGACCGTCACGAAAGCATAA